The sequence below is a genomic window from Arthrobacter sp. U41.
GCATCGTTCGCCCACGACATCTACGCCAGCGTTATTGCCAAGGGCAAAGCCGACGCTGACACCGAGGTCAAGGTGGCGCGGCGCACCGTGGTCGTCATCGGCCTGCTGGCCATCGCCGGCGGCATCTTCGCCAACGGACAGAACGTCGCGTTCCTGGTGGCGCTCGCCTTCGCGGTCGCGGCTTCGGCCAACCTGCCCACCATCGTGTACTCGCTGTTCTGGCGCAAGTTCACGACCCAGGGCGCCATCTGGAGCATGTACGGCGGGCTGGGCTCGGCGATCATCCTGATCGCGCTGTCCCCGGTGGTCTCGGGTGCCAAGACGTCCATGATCCCGGGCGCCAACTTCGCGATCTTCCCGCTCAGCAACCCGGGCATCGTCTCCATCCCGCTGGCGTTCCTGCTGGGCTACCTCGGCTCGATCCTGGACAAGAGGCTCGAAGACACCACCAAGCAGGCCGAAATGGAAGTCCGCTCCCTGACGGGTGTGGGCGCCGAAAAGGCCACTGACCACTAAGCACCAACCGCCGGCGGTTACCGCCGGCTGAGACACAGAGGAGCCCCCGTGCAGCCGCACGGGGGCTCCTCTGTGTCTCAGCCCAAAGGGCCGTCAGCCTTCGGCGGAACCGCGTTCCAGCAGCGGCTGGATCCGGAACGGAATCATCTCGCTCATGGCCAGGGCCGTGTCCGTCCGGTCCACGCCGCCGCAGGCCAGGATCTTGCCGTTGATCCGGAACAGGTCCTCGGCGTCGAGCGCGACGACCCGGAGCAGCAGGTCCGCCGAGCCGGTCAGGCCGTAGCCCTCCAGGATCTCCGGGATATCGGCCAGTTCCACCGCCAGCGTGCCGAGCTTTTGCTGCTGGACGTGAACCGAGATGAAGGCCATCAGCGGGTAGCCCAGCGAGGCGGGATTGATGCGGCGCTCAAAGGACAGGAAGACGTGTTTCTTCTCCAGCTGGGCCATGCGGGCCTGCACGGTATTCCGCGACAAACCCAGCTTCTGGGCCAGCGCAACCACCGTCCGGCGGGGGTCCCGGGCCATGGCCGAAAGCAGGCGGGTGTCAGTGCCATCCAGGGGTTGCATAATGCGCAAGATTAGCACGGTGCGGCGGATTCGGGCAGTGCAGAATGCTCAACTTATCCGCAGGTGGTTGTACCCAATGGGCATTGTGAGTAGGGTCACAACTATCCGGGGCAACGGCGCCCGGGCGGCCGGGGTGCACCGGGATCACGAGTCCTGCGAGTTCCGGTCAGACGACGTCAGAAGGTGCGTACAACTGTGTTTACCGACGACGCGGGCAAGGGCGGCATTGCCGCAGGCGGCCCCGGCAACAGTGCAGAATCAAACAGGCGGACGGGCGGGGACCTCGTCCAACTCATCACCCCCGGGGGTGAACGTGTAAGCCATCCCGAGTTCGACCCCTGGGTCCGGGACGTCAACGACGAGCAACTGGGCGCGCTTTACGAGGACATGGTGGTTATCCGCCGCATCGATGCCGAGGCCACCGCCCTGCAGCGCCAGGGTGAACTCGCCCTCTGGCCCCCGCTGCTGGGCCAGGAGGCCTCCCAGATCGGTTCGGCGAGGGCCCTCCGTGACGACGATTTCGTCTTCCCCAGCTACCGCGACAACGGGGTGGCCTACTGCCGCGGAGTCCGGCCGGAGGCCATCGTCAAAGCCTGGCGGGGGAACGCCCTGGCCGGCTGGGACCCCTTCACGGTCAACGTCGCAACCCAGCAAATCATCATCGGCGCCCAGACGCTGCACGCCACCGGCTATGCGATGGGCATCCAGAACGACGGTGCCGATTCGGTAGCCGTGGCCTACTTCGGCGACGGCGCCACAAGCGAGGGCGACGTCAACGAGGCCCTGGTGTTCGCTGCCAGCTTCCAGGCCCCGGTGGTCTTCATCTGCCAGAACAACCACTGGGCGATTTCCGAGCCCGTCCGGCTCCAGTCCCACATCCAGATCGCTGACCGTGCGGCGGGCTTCGGCATCCCCAGCATGCGGGTGGACGGCAACGACGTCCTGGCCGTGATGGCAGCGACCCGCATCGCCACCAACCGGGCACGCCATGGCGGCGGCCCGACCTTCATCGAGGCCGTCACGTACCGCATGGGTCCGCACACGACGGCGGATGATCCCACCCGCTACCGCGACGCGAACGAACTCGAGGACTGGGCCGCCAAGGACCCGATCGCGCGGCTTAAGTCACTGCTGGAACGCAAGGGACTCCTCACCGAGGCACTCGAAACCGCCGTCGCCGCCAAAGCGGATGCAGTCGCCAAGGCGCTGCGGGCCGGCACCATCAACATGCCCGAGCCGCAGCCGCTGGACATCTTCAAGCACGTCTACAGCACGCCGCATGCCCCGCTGGAGCGCCAGCAGGACCACTATTCCCGTTACCTGGCCTCCTTCGGCGATCCCGCGGAAGCCGCTTCTGAAGAAGGTGCACGCTGATGACACAGATGACCTTTGCCCGAGCAATCAATGCGGGCCTGCGCAAGTCCCTGGAGAACGATCCCAAGGTGATCCTGATGGGGGAGGACATCGGCGCCCTCGGCGGCGTCTTCCGCGTCACCGACGGCCTGCAGAAGGACTTCGGCAAGCACCGCGTCGTGGACACCCCGCTGGCCGAGTCCGGAATTATGGGGACCGCCGTCGGCCTCGCCTACCGGGGTTACCGCCCCGTGGTGGAGATCCAGTTCGACGGCTTTATCTACCCGGCATTCGACCAGATCGTCAGCCAGGTCGCCAAGATGCACTACCGCACCCAGGGTGCGGTCAAGATGCCCATCACGATCCGCGTGCCGTTTGGCGGCGGCATCGGCTCCCCGGAACACCACTCCGAATCACCCGAGGCCTACTTCACCCACACCTCGGGTCTGCGCGTCGTCAGCGTCTCCAACCCGCAGGACGCCCATACGATGATCCAGCAGGCCATCGCCTCGGATGATCCCGTGCTCTACTTCGAACCCAAGCGCCGCTACCACGACAAGGGAGAGGTGGACGAGTCGCTGGACCTCGGCGCCGCCCTGTCGCTGGAGAGGGCCCGCGTCGTCACCGAGGGCAAGGACGTGACGCTTCTGGCGTACGGCCCGCTCGTGAAGACCGCCAAGGACGCCGCGCTCGCGGCCGCTGACGAGGGCATTTCGATCGAGGTCATCGACCTTCGCTCGCTCGCCCCGCTGGACTTCGCGACCCTTGAGGCCTCGGTCCGCAAGACGGGCCGGCTGGTGATCACGCATGAAGCCTCCCAGACGGGCGGCCTCGGCGCCGAGGTTGCCGCCAGCATCACCGAACGCTGCTTCTACCACCTCGAGGCAGCCCCGGTCCGGGTCACCGGCTTCGACGTCCCGTACCCGTACTCCAAGGTGGAAATGCACCACCTCCCGAGCCTGGACCGGATCCTGGACGGCGTCGACCGCGCCCTCGGCCGCCCCAACTCCCTGAGCGGGCTGGAAGGATGAGCGCCACCATGATCAAGGAATTCAGGCTGCCGGACCTCGGCGAAGGTCTGACTGAATCGGAAATCGTCGCGTGGAAGGTCGCGGTGGGGGACACCGTCGCGCTCAACCAGATCATCGCCGAGGTGGAAACCGCCAAGGCCGTCGTCGAGCTTCCCTCCCCGTTCGCCGGGGTGGTCGCGGCCCTGCACGAACAGCCCGGCTCCGTGGTGGAGGTCGGAAAGCCGATCGTTTCCTTCGAAGTGGAGGGCGACGACGGCGGCTCGGGTTCCGCTGACGGGTCCGGCTCCGGCGCGGAAGAGGCGGCCGCCAAGCGGGAACCGAACCTCGTCGGTTATGGCGCCGTCCTGGAGAGCTCCGGCCGACCGGCCCGCCGTGCCCGCAGCTTCGCCGCTCCGGTGGCTGCCGCGACGGCGGCTGGCACCGCATCGGCCCCCGTGGCTGAGCGCACTGAAGCCGCGCCGGCGGCGCCGGCAAGGACGACTGTGGCCGGGCCGCTCGCCGGTGAGTCATTCACTCGTGAGCCCCTCACCGCAGAGCCCCTTACCACCGAGCGCTCGCCGACGTCGGCGGAGCGCCCGCGGTCCACGCCGCCGGTGCGCAAGCTGGCCAAGGATCTCGGCGTCGACCTGGCATTGGTCACCGGCACCGGGGAGTTCGGGCTCATTACCAGGGAGGACGTCCGCAACTTCGTCGGCGGGGGAGACCTTCCGGTGGCGTCCCGGGATCTTGCGGCAGTGTCCTCGCCTGCGCCCGCTCCGGCGCAGGGTGAGCGGGAGATCCGGACGCCGATCAAGGGGGTGCGGAAGTTCACCGCCGCCGCCATGGTCTCCAGTGCCTTCACCGCACCGCATGTCACGGAATTCCTGACCATCGACGTCACCCCGACCATGGAGCTGCTGGCCCGGCTCAAGGCCAGCCGGGCATTTGCAGGGTACAAGCTCACGCCGCTGACCATCGTCGCCAAGGCCGTGCTCATCGCGCTGAAGAACCACCCCACCCTCAACACCCGTTGGGATGATGCCACGCAGGAGATCGTCCAGTACAACTACGTGAACCTGGGCATCGCGGCCGCCACGCCGCGCGGGCTGACCGTGCCGAACATCAAGGACGCCGACCGGATGTCCCTGCTGGAGCTCTCCACGGCGCTGACGGAACTGACGGATACGGCGCGCGCCGGCAAGACCAGCCCGGCCGAGCTCTCCGGGGGCACCATCTCCATTACCAACATCGGTGTCTTCGGCATCGATGCGGGCACGCCCATCCTCAACCCCGGCGAGGCGGCCATTCTTGCCCTGGGTGCGGTGCGGAAGATGCCGTGGGAGTACCAGGACGAGGTGGCGCTGCGTCAGGTCATGACGCTTAGCCTCTCCTTCGACCACCGCCTGGTCGACGGCGAGCAGGGCTCACGCTTCCTGCAGGACCTCGGCGCCATTCTGTCCGACCCCGGCATGGCCCTCGCCATGGTCTAGGAGCCCTGGGCTCACGGCTGCCGGCTGCACCCTACCCAGGGAGCGGCCGGCAGCTTTGTTCCGTGCGGGGTTGTGTGCTCCGCGGGGCTGCTCCGGGCGAGTTGTTCCGTGGTGTCTGCCGGTGGTTGTCCCGGTGGGGTTCTCCGTCCGGGGGCACTTTGGGCGCGAAATTGGACCTTAGCGGCTTAACTCACGGCGTGTCCGCGCCAAAGTGCCCCCGGACCGTAAACCGGCGACGCTGCTGATGAGGCGCGCGAGCCTCAGCCGGTATCCCAGCGTGCCCCGGGTGCTCCGGGTGCGCCGCGCGCCCCGACGACGGGTCGCTGGGTGCGGGGAGCTAGCCGAGCGGAGACACGGGGGCCGTCAGCGCCGCGAGGGCCATGCTCTGCAGCAGCGGCCTGGCCCGTTTGACCGCAATCCGCCGCCCATGGCTGCGCACCGAGTGCGGGGTGGAGTTGATCAGGCCGAAGGTGGCGTGCGCGCGCATCCGCAGTTCGGCGGCCTCGGTGTCGGGGTGCAGCCCGGCCAGGACCTCGACCCAGAGCTCCACGTAGTTCCGCTGCAGCGCGCGGACCTCGGCCTGGTCGTCGTCGGCGAGGTTGCTGAAGTCCTGGTCCTGCACCCGGATGACGTCGGGATTGCTGAGCGCGAAGTCCACGTGGAACTCGACCAGCCGCTGCAGGGCCACGGCGGCGCCGTCGGAATCGGCAATCACCCGCCGGCCGCCGTCGAGCAGCTCCTGGCTGACGCTGAGCAGCAGCGCTCCCAGGACGGCCTGCTTGCCGGAGAAATGCCGGTAGACCGCCGGGCCGCTGACACCCGCGGCGGCGCCGAGGTCCTCAAGGGAGACGCGGTTGAACCCGTCGGCCGCGAACAGTGCGGCCGCCGCGGACAGCAGCGCCTGCCGGCGGTTCTCTTTGGCCTGGCTGCGCTGGGTCGAGGGAGGCTGGGTCCCTGAAGGCTGGGCGGCGGCAGCCAGCGTTGAGGTCCGGCTCGTCTCGTTGGGCTCGGTCACCGGCACATCCTCATCTCAAATATCCAGCTGCTCGCAGGGCCCCGTGGTGGACATCACAGTTAATAGAGACTAACCTAAATCTCAGTTATGCGGTACTAACCGAAGTGGCTGGAACGGGCGCATTGCAGGCCCCCGGCATGAAGGTCGAGAACGGAAGCAGTCAATGGAGACAATCGCCAGCCTGGTGGACGCCACGAGCGCCGCCTTCGCCGCGAACCGCGAGGCCCAGCTGGGGCTGGCCCGGGAGTTGAGGGAACGGCTCGCCGCGGCAGCCCTGGGCGGGCCGGAGAAGTCCCGGGAACGCCATGTGGCCCGCGGCAAGCTCCTGCCCCGCGAACGCATCGACCAGCTGCTGGATCAGGGCAGCCCGTTCCTGGAGATCGCGCCGCTCGCTGCGAACGGGATGTACAACGACGACTCACCGGGCGCCGGTGTCATTGCCGGGATCGGACTGGTCCACGGCCGCCAGGTCCTGGTCATCTCCAACGACGCCACGGTCAAGGGCGGCACCTATTACCCGATGACGGTGAAGAAGCACCTCCGGGCCCAGGAGATCGCCCTGGAGAACCGGCTGCCCTGCATCTACCTGGTGGACTCCGGCGGGGCGTTCCTGCCCAAGCAGGACGAGGTCTTCCCGGACAAGGAGCACTTCGGCCGGATCTTCTTCAACCAGGCCAAGATGTCCGCGGCCCGGATCCCGCAGATCGCCTCCGTGATGGGCTCCTGCACCGCCGGCGGCGCCTATGTCCCCGCGATGAGTGACGAGACCGTGATCGTCCGCAACCAGGGCACGATCTTCCTGGGCGGCCCGCCGCTGGTGAAGGCCGCGATCGGGGAGATCGTCACGGCCGAGGAACTCGGCGGCGGCGATGTGCACGCGAAGATCTCCGGCGTCACCGACCACCTGGCCGAGAACGATGAGCATGCCCTCCAGATCGTCCGCGACATCGTCTCCACGCTGCCGCGCCCGGCGGCCCCCGCCTGGGAGATCGACACCGTCGTCGAACCCCTGGCGGACCCGGCGGAGCTGTACGGCGCCGTCCCCACCGACGTCAACGCCCAGTACGACGTCCGCGGGGTCATCGCCCGGCTGGTGGACGGCAGCCGCTTCCACGAATTCAAGAAGAACTACGGCACCACCCTGGTCACCGGCTTCGCGAAACTGCACGGCCACCCGGTCGGAATCGTCGCGAACAACGGGGTGCTCTTCAGCGAATCCTCGCTCAAGGGGGCCCACTTCATCGAGCTCTGCGACCAGCGCGGCATCCCGCTGATTTTCCTGCAGAACCTCTCCGGCTTTATGGTCGGCAAGGACTACGAGCAGGGCGGCATCGCCAAAAACGGCGCCAAAATGGTCACCGCCGTCGCGACCGCCCGCGTGCCCAAACTGACCGTGGTGATCGGCGGGTCCTTCGGCGCCGGCAACTACTCCATGTGCGGGCGGGCCTACTCGCCGCGTTTCCTCTGGATGTGGCCGGCGTCCCGGATCTCGGTGATGGGCGGCAACCAGGCCTCCGGCGTGCTCGCCACCGTCAAACGCGACCAGTACGAGGCCCGCGGCGAGGAATGGTCCGCCGCGGACGAGGAAGCATTCAAGGCCCCGATCAAACAGCAGTACGAGGACCAGGGCAGCCCCTATTACTCCACCGCCCGCCTCTGGGATGACGGCGTGATCGACCCCGCGGACACCCGCACCGTCCTGGGACTGGCGCTCGACGTCGTCTCCCGCACCCCGCTGCCGGAGACCTCCTTCGGCCTGTTCCGGATGTGAGCCAGCAATGACCATTTCTTCCACACCCCAGCCAGCGCCCGTGACGTCCCGGGCCGCCACACCGCTCTTCGGCACCGTGCTCGTCGCCAACCGCGGCGAGATCGCCTGCCGCGTGATCCGCACCCTGCGCGCGCTGGGCATCCGCTCGGTCGCCGTTTATTCCGACGCCGACGCCGGCGCCCGGCACGTGCGCGAGGCCGACCTCGCCGTGCGGATCGGCCCGGCCGCCGCCGCGGAGAGCTACCTCAAAATCGAGGCCATCATCCAGGCCTGCCGCGACACCGGCGCCGACGCCGTGCACCCCGGCTACGGCTTCCTGAGTGAGAACGTTGACTTCGCCCGCGCCCTGGAAAAGGCGGAGATCACGTTCATCGGCCCCGGCGTCGAATCCCTCAACGTCATGGGCGACAAGATCCGCTCCAAGAACCACGTCACCGGCTACGGGGTCCCGGTGGTCCCGGGCATCGCCGAACCCGGCATGACGGACGCGCAGCTCATTGACGCAGCGGCCGGCGTCGGCTTCCCGCTGCTGATCAAGCCCTCCGCCGGCGGCGGCGGCAAAGGCATGCACATCGTCGAACGCCCCGAGGACCTGGCGGCGACCCTGATTACCGCCCGCCGGGTCGCGGCCAGCGCCTTTGGCGACGACACCCTGTTCCTGGAACGGCTTGTCCTGACCCCGCGCCACATCGAGGTCCAGGTCCTCGCGGACAATCACGGCAACGTGATCCACCTCGGGGAACGCGAATGCTCGCTGCAGCGCCGCCACCAGAAGGTCATCGAGGAAGCCCCCTCCCCGCTGCTGGAGTCGATGAACGACGGCGGCGCCACCCGGGCCCGGATCGGCGAGGCCGCGTGCAACGCCGCCCGCAGCGTCAACTACAGCGGCGCCGGCACCGTGGAATTCCTCGTCTCCGACGACGCCCCGGACGAGTTCTTCTTTATGGAGATGAACACCCGCCTGCAGGTCGAGCACCCGGTCACCGAGATGGTCACCGGGGTCGACCTGGTCGAATGGCAGGTCCGCATCGCCGCCGGAGAGGAACTGACCGTCCGCCAGGCCGACGTCGTGCTCAGCGGCCACTCCGTTGAGGCGCGGGTCTACGCCGAAGTCCCGGAGCGCAACTTCATGCCCTCCACCGGGCATGTCCTCCTGCTGGAGGAACTGCCCGGCCCCGCACCCCGGCCAAGCGCGCCCGAGCGGACCGAGGTCGTGGCCGGCCAGGGCCGCGTCCGGGTGGACTCGGCCCTGGTGGAGGGCCTCGAGATCTCGTCGAGCTATGACCCGATGATCTCCAAGGTCATTGCGTGGGGAGCGGACCGCACCGCAGCCCTGGACACCCTGGACGGAGCGCTCGCCGGGTACACCGCGCTGGGCGTGGACACCAACGTCGAATATTTGCGTCTGTTGATCAACGACGCCGATGTCCGCGCGGGCCGGCTGGACACCGGCCTGATCGAACGGAAGATGCCCGATTTCGGCTTCCGGCGTGTGGACGACTTTGAACTGGTGGCCGCCGCTGTGTATGCGCTGGCCATGGAGGAGCACAACACGGCCGCCGCTGACGGTCCCTGGCGGCGGCGGGACGGCTGGCGTCTGGGCGCGCAGGCCCCACGCCGGATCAGCCTGGGAACACCCGGCGGCGGCGTCGCCGCCGTGTCCGTTCACGGCAGCGCAACCTCGGCCGAAGTGACCGTGGCGGTCGGCGACGGACCGCAACGCCGGGCGTCCCTGCAGTTCCGCAGGCGCAACGACATGGTGCTGACCCTGGACGGTACGGCCCGGGACTACCGCCTTGCCCCGGTCTACACCGGACCTGTCACACCGACCTGGGACAACCCGACGCCCGGAGTGCCCACGCAACTCTTCCTCGGCAACGACGGCTGGTCCTGCAAGCTCGAGGTGCTCACCCGGGAGACCCGGCTGGCCCGGGTGCTGGCCGCCGTCGAACGCGAGGAGGGCGCAGCGGATCCGGCCGTGCGCTCGCCAATGCCCGGCACCGTGGTGTCAGTCTCCGTCAGCAACGGGGACGCCGTCGCCGCGGGGCAGGTGTTGCTCTCCGTGGAGGCCATGAAGATGGAACACCAGCTCGTGGCGCCGCTGGACGGGACCGTGCACATCAGTGTCAGCTCCGGCGACCTTGTCAAGGCTGAACAGGTCGTCGCGACCATCCACCCGCCGGCGCCGTCCAAAGCGGAGGACACCATCGAAGAGGCCGTCATCGCAATGGGCGCGGCGGACTAACCGGCCCGGCATCAGCACCACCATCACAGTTCTTCAACAGCAGTACCGACAAAGGAGTCCCCATGACTAGTTTTGAACTCAGCGAGGAATACCAGGACCTCAGCAACACCGTCCGCGAATTCGCCGACCTGGTGGTGGCCCCGGTCTCCGCAAAGCACGACGAGGAGCACAGCTTCCCCTACGAGGTTGTTTCCCAGATGGCGGACATGGGCCTGTTCGGCCTGCCCTTCCCGGAGGAATTCGGCGGCATGGGCGGCGACTACTTCGCCCTGGCCCTCGCCCTCGAACAGCTCGGCCGCGTGGACCAGTCGGTCGCCATCACCCTCGAGGCCGGCGTCTCCCTCGGCGCCATGCCGATCCACCGCTTCGGCAACGCCGCCCAAAAGGAGGAATGGCTGCCGCTGCTGGCCTCCGGCAAGGCGCTCGCCGGCTTCGGCCTGACCGAGCCGGAAGCCGGCTCGGACGCAGGGGGCACCAAGACCACCGCCAAGCTGGGCGGCGGGGAATGGGT
It includes:
- a CDS encoding Lrp/AsnC family transcriptional regulator, with the translated sequence MQPLDGTDTRLLSAMARDPRRTVVALAQKLGLSRNTVQARMAQLEKKHVFLSFERRINPASLGYPLMAFISVHVQQQKLGTLAVELADIPEILEGYGLTGSADLLLRVVALDAEDLFRINGKILACGGVDRTDTALAMSEMIPFRIQPLLERGSAEG
- the pdhA gene encoding pyruvate dehydrogenase (acetyl-transferring) E1 component subunit alpha, with protein sequence MFTDDAGKGGIAAGGPGNSAESNRRTGGDLVQLITPGGERVSHPEFDPWVRDVNDEQLGALYEDMVVIRRIDAEATALQRQGELALWPPLLGQEASQIGSARALRDDDFVFPSYRDNGVAYCRGVRPEAIVKAWRGNALAGWDPFTVNVATQQIIIGAQTLHATGYAMGIQNDGADSVAVAYFGDGATSEGDVNEALVFAASFQAPVVFICQNNHWAISEPVRLQSHIQIADRAAGFGIPSMRVDGNDVLAVMAATRIATNRARHGGGPTFIEAVTYRMGPHTTADDPTRYRDANELEDWAAKDPIARLKSLLERKGLLTEALETAVAAKADAVAKALRAGTINMPEPQPLDIFKHVYSTPHAPLERQQDHYSRYLASFGDPAEAASEEGAR
- a CDS encoding alpha-ketoacid dehydrogenase subunit beta, which codes for MTQMTFARAINAGLRKSLENDPKVILMGEDIGALGGVFRVTDGLQKDFGKHRVVDTPLAESGIMGTAVGLAYRGYRPVVEIQFDGFIYPAFDQIVSQVAKMHYRTQGAVKMPITIRVPFGGGIGSPEHHSESPEAYFTHTSGLRVVSVSNPQDAHTMIQQAIASDDPVLYFEPKRRYHDKGEVDESLDLGAALSLERARVVTEGKDVTLLAYGPLVKTAKDAALAAADEGISIEVIDLRSLAPLDFATLEASVRKTGRLVITHEASQTGGLGAEVAASITERCFYHLEAAPVRVTGFDVPYPYSKVEMHHLPSLDRILDGVDRALGRPNSLSGLEG
- a CDS encoding dihydrolipoamide acetyltransferase family protein; the protein is MSATMIKEFRLPDLGEGLTESEIVAWKVAVGDTVALNQIIAEVETAKAVVELPSPFAGVVAALHEQPGSVVEVGKPIVSFEVEGDDGGSGSADGSGSGAEEAAAKREPNLVGYGAVLESSGRPARRARSFAAPVAAATAAGTASAPVAERTEAAPAAPARTTVAGPLAGESFTREPLTAEPLTTERSPTSAERPRSTPPVRKLAKDLGVDLALVTGTGEFGLITREDVRNFVGGGDLPVASRDLAAVSSPAPAPAQGEREIRTPIKGVRKFTAAAMVSSAFTAPHVTEFLTIDVTPTMELLARLKASRAFAGYKLTPLTIVAKAVLIALKNHPTLNTRWDDATQEIVQYNYVNLGIAAATPRGLTVPNIKDADRMSLLELSTALTELTDTARAGKTSPAELSGGTISITNIGVFGIDAGTPILNPGEAAILALGAVRKMPWEYQDEVALRQVMTLSLSFDHRLVDGEQGSRFLQDLGAILSDPGMALAMV
- a CDS encoding SACE_7040 family transcriptional regulator: MAAAAQPSGTQPPSTQRSQAKENRRQALLSAAAALFAADGFNRVSLEDLGAAAGVSGPAVYRHFSGKQAVLGALLLSVSQELLDGGRRVIADSDGAAVALQRLVEFHVDFALSNPDVIRVQDQDFSNLADDDQAEVRALQRNYVELWVEVLAGLHPDTEAAELRMRAHATFGLINSTPHSVRSHGRRIAVKRARPLLQSMALAALTAPVSPLG
- a CDS encoding carboxyl transferase domain-containing protein → METIASLVDATSAAFAANREAQLGLARELRERLAAAALGGPEKSRERHVARGKLLPRERIDQLLDQGSPFLEIAPLAANGMYNDDSPGAGVIAGIGLVHGRQVLVISNDATVKGGTYYPMTVKKHLRAQEIALENRLPCIYLVDSGGAFLPKQDEVFPDKEHFGRIFFNQAKMSAARIPQIASVMGSCTAGGAYVPAMSDETVIVRNQGTIFLGGPPLVKAAIGEIVTAEELGGGDVHAKISGVTDHLAENDEHALQIVRDIVSTLPRPAAPAWEIDTVVEPLADPAELYGAVPTDVNAQYDVRGVIARLVDGSRFHEFKKNYGTTLVTGFAKLHGHPVGIVANNGVLFSESSLKGAHFIELCDQRGIPLIFLQNLSGFMVGKDYEQGGIAKNGAKMVTAVATARVPKLTVVIGGSFGAGNYSMCGRAYSPRFLWMWPASRISVMGGNQASGVLATVKRDQYEARGEEWSAADEEAFKAPIKQQYEDQGSPYYSTARLWDDGVIDPADTRTVLGLALDVVSRTPLPETSFGLFRM
- a CDS encoding acetyl/propionyl/methylcrotonyl-CoA carboxylase subunit alpha; translated protein: MTISSTPQPAPVTSRAATPLFGTVLVANRGEIACRVIRTLRALGIRSVAVYSDADAGARHVREADLAVRIGPAAAAESYLKIEAIIQACRDTGADAVHPGYGFLSENVDFARALEKAEITFIGPGVESLNVMGDKIRSKNHVTGYGVPVVPGIAEPGMTDAQLIDAAAGVGFPLLIKPSAGGGGKGMHIVERPEDLAATLITARRVAASAFGDDTLFLERLVLTPRHIEVQVLADNHGNVIHLGERECSLQRRHQKVIEEAPSPLLESMNDGGATRARIGEAACNAARSVNYSGAGTVEFLVSDDAPDEFFFMEMNTRLQVEHPVTEMVTGVDLVEWQVRIAAGEELTVRQADVVLSGHSVEARVYAEVPERNFMPSTGHVLLLEELPGPAPRPSAPERTEVVAGQGRVRVDSALVEGLEISSSYDPMISKVIAWGADRTAALDTLDGALAGYTALGVDTNVEYLRLLINDADVRAGRLDTGLIERKMPDFGFRRVDDFELVAAAVYALAMEEHNTAAADGPWRRRDGWRLGAQAPRRISLGTPGGGVAAVSVHGSATSAEVTVAVGDGPQRRASLQFRRRNDMVLTLDGTARDYRLAPVYTGPVTPTWDNPTPGVPTQLFLGNDGWSCKLEVLTRETRLARVLAAVEREEGAADPAVRSPMPGTVVSVSVSNGDAVAAGQVLLSVEAMKMEHQLVAPLDGTVHISVSSGDLVKAEQVVATIHPPAPSKAEDTIEEAVIAMGAAD